The Ipomoea triloba cultivar NCNSP0323 chromosome 14, ASM357664v1 region ctattttctagaaaattactcattttccagaaaacattttctaaaaatcattttcctactttccaaacggaccctaaacCCTAAGAGAGAATTAGCAAGAATTGAACTTATGTATATCCGGAGGACGAGAATTATGTTTCACTATACCAATTCGACCACTTCTTTCACACTATAAAAAGGTTTTCTATTGTTATTTACTTGAAAATTCATTggaacactctcacatggatgatgggagtgggatCGAGCCTCAATGGAAGCAACtcttgattctttgtgcttcggtaggttgagaaagtagctatgaacagatactacattgtaacagagtcagtagtactcaaaaaaaaaaaaggattactTAGGTAGAAAGTTGTGTTAAATTCTTAACTTCTtcatacattttcattttttttaaaagtttctttaaacaaaaatttgagCCCAAGCcttataaatgaaataaaaggaATTGAGAGAGTTTTTTTACTGTTAAGGTCTCGTTGAGGTGTAACGACATAACCCACACCCTTAGCTTTTTATTCTAGTACAACAAAATGCTAAAGAGTAAGactacaaataataaaaaataaagacaatttCATGAGAATTATCTTTCAATCCAAAATATTTAGGTGTGTAGAAACTTcggtaaatttttaattaaccGAATCGATAAAGTTCGGTTAACTGTtttttaactgaacttttttCGGTTCgattaatggttaaaggttttttgaatttcgattaacggttaattcggtttgaAACTTTTGTtaaccaaattatatatatatatatatatatatatatatatatatatatatatatatatatatatatatataaaatttaatatgtaaaatccctataaatttgtagtattgttattgaattatttttgtatattttcttatagatttattattatatgtattattttaattaaatttattattatattaattaattttaagattTACAACTTTAGCTTAAAAATGTTCGGTTAATCGTTTAATCAACcaattaaccaaaaaaatttcGATTcagttaatttgataataaaaactTCAGTTCAGTTaatggttaaaattttaaaaaatttcgaTTAAAAAGATTAGCCGAGTGAACATTCCTAAAAATATCTAGAACCATCAATCTCTTAATTAATTCTCAAAACTATTTTACTAGCCCAAGGTTTGGCAAAGCTAAGGCcccattttaatatatttgcaTTTGATGGATgttcttttaaaattaattaatgttgcaattaagcACCTGAGATACAATAATACTGAATTAATTAGTAGGTGATCGACAGTAGTCTcgaatcaatcattattgtgtggaccatgatccacccagttgtgtggatcacactatcaaataatgtacatttaatataaaaataatgtacatttaatataaaaataatgtacattcaatataaaaataatgtatattatattcaggaaatatacattatttgtgtactgaatgtacattatttttatagtataaaaataatgtatattcagtacaaaaataatgtacatttagtacattaaaaatgtacattttatcatggtccacacagctgtgtggaccatggtccacgcaataatttgccgtctCGAACACATACACCAATtgtccacttgcaccacatgggaatattgtatttaataattAGGTACATACTAAAATACTAGATGACAACTCTGTGGGCTAGCAAAAAATGTAATACAGGAAACGTTGCCAAAAAATGGTTTGACTAGAaccacatatattaataattattatcaaatgctcatttttttttttatacgcGTCTTATCTACATCgttttaatatctttttttttttttaaacaatatttttttttttttggggtataGTATGTAACTATGTATCAACTATTGTTTATTGgcaatttatatatatcttgGACTAGGTTCCACATAACATTATGGATTATGGATTGAAACAACGAAATACATAATTAatactcgtaaggtacatagtttcataatacaaaacacaaaaaaatcacaacacaagacacatagtATAGCATTATGGACGACCTAGCTTGATTGAAAAGATGAGATACAGAATATATACTcgtaaggtacagaatttcataacacaagacacatacacatgttatatatttacttatttttcaattatgatttagttacataatttgtgttcataggcacaaaatttcataacacaagagaaaaaaatttataatatacaaTACAATTGCTAATTTATTCTAGATTTAAACTCTGATAGATAATGTttccaaaataagctagtagtttaaaataagagcttattttgaaaagctactttaggtcgcaaattatatcgtggactgccgcgcatcaaaacgatgtcgttttgattaatgaaaacagacagatgaaataacatccgttccgcgccattcactttcagttcatatacactgcagttacatttcaacacaactgcaattacatttcgatataactacagtttcatttgataatataaaaacacaaatgtgaaactgttattcagtatcagttcatatacactgcagttacatttcaacacaactacagttacattttgatataactacagtttcattcgataatataaaacacaaatgtgaaactgttattcagtatcagtttatatacactacagttatatttcaacacaactacagttatatttcgatataactacagttttattcgataatataaaaacaaatgtaaggcactatcttttgagatgacaTGTAGTATcaatgaccatggtccacggtataacgactgactttaggtagcttttgaaaaataagctagtagtttttttaatttttttttcatccttatccttattattttaaataaatgacatcttttatccCTCCAATATGTTCGTTTGtaattttctcttcaatatgttcgtttgtaatttcaatttgacatttgtgtttttgaacattaatttttgtatgaactcactttatgaactataaatattttgttttactttatatattttcaaatatatgttcttactttatattttattaaaatatattggttttcattattttatattttaataggtAAACAAACATATACATTTacattttatgaagatgtcctttttagtctttttacatttatcagcttatcaaaaagctaattttactaaacacttttaaacataacagtTAGTTTAACAACTATTCAGATTTTAGCTACTAGCTTATagtccctccgtcccattttacctgtcttactttcctttttaatctGTCCCAAAATTTTGTCCACTTTTCTAAAATGAACATCATTACATTtctatttttcctattttacccttttAACTTAAACTTCAACTACTCCATACTCTGATATACTCAACAATTGCAATCCactcaaatattcttaaaaatcGTGCCCAATTAGAAATAGTGATGAACATATCTCTTCCTGGGTTTCTTCATTTGCACTTCGCAAACCGAagaaatggtttttttttcttactttcttcaaaaaaacaaaaaagaaaaaaaaaactgggtTTCTTAATTTCTCTTCCTGGATTTCTTCACTTCGGTTACCATTCTTCGCCGGAAGAAGACTCGCGCCGCCTGAGTCCATGGTAGATGGATTCTtcactttgtgctttaatttctaaaaaaattgaataatagagaagaagaaatataatGGGTAGAAGTAAAGAATAGATGGATTCTTTTTCTTCATAACTTCGACGCCGCCTGAGTGCCGTGAAACCACCGCCACTAAagtgattattaatttttttaaaaagaaaaaatatagaTGTTTAATCAAATAATCTAAAAAAATGCCATTCAAACTCCATTTTCGTAGAGGATAGaggtgaggaagaagaaatggaattaCAGAGATAAAGATATTTGATGTATACGGGGTAACTTTCTGAGCAAAGTACAAcacattaaaaattgaaattgaatagTCAACTCATCACATGCTTATGTTCGGGGCAAAATAGGAAAAACATGCATTCGTTTGTTCACTTCCTAAAAATGCATGCAAATGCTAAGTATGACTTATATTTCGGGACAGAGGGAGAAACTTTTAAGCTTTCAGCTAGTTTTGACAAACATAGTCATAGaattaatattcaaaagatacaaaatttcataacacaaaatataaaaagtcgtaatacaaaatacaaacacACAAATCAAGGTTCATAATGCAATGTGAATCCTAGTTCATGGTATAACGATTATGTTTATAGTTACATGTAattttcaattgcacttttatgAATAGTAAGAAGAGGATTATTTGCTCCTGGGAGCAGAGATACCAGGAGGAGTCTTTTTCGATGGTCAAAACCAGAGTCAAGTTGGCTTAAGCTCAACACTGATGGCAGCAGAAATAGAAGGACAGGAATCGCGGGCTGTGGAGGTGTGTTTCGTGATGACAAAGGTAATTGGATTGAAGGTTTCATAGCCAACCTTGGTATATGCTCATCTGAGGAAGCTGAAGCTTGGGCCGTGCTGAAGGGACTCAAAATAGCTTGGGAAAGAGGATTTAGGAAGGTTATGGTGGAGACTGATGCTAACAATATTGTTGAAGCGCTTAATATGCCTAATAGTGGAAGTAACTATCGTGGGTTATTGGCTAATATCATCCAGAATTGCAAACAATGGTTGATGAAGTCTTGGGATATTACTGTGACTCATATTTTTCGGGAACAGAACCGAGTGGCTGACGTCTTGGCTAAACGGGCACTTTCTTATGATCGTGGCCTCTTGATTTTTCATCAGCCTGTGCATGAGGTTGTTTTGTCCCTTGAGGAGGATGTGCTTGGATTTCCCCAAGTGAGGTTGGTTTCTAGCATGAGCTAATCTAGGTATCCCCTCCactggaagaaaagaaaaaaaagaaagaagaggattattttataacatatacataatataatatatgttggGGACATAATATCTTGTCGACATAAATTGTGAAACAATATAATCCAGAGGTGATTAGTGACAAGTTGAAGGCAATGCTTATAAGATAGCGTATAgtattgcattttcattttgGACCACTTGCCGAGGAGTGGTGACAATAGTTTGGAGCAGGCCAGAAAAAGAACAGTGATTCAACATGAAGATTGAGGGGGTGGAGCCACATGATTAAATTGGAAAAGAAAGGATGTGATCTAATTAGAAAGTCTAAAGCATAGTTTAATCACATGAAAATAACCGTATAAATTTTGAGAAATTTGTAACAGCATTCTCAAtaacaatgttttttttagGTGTTAACTAGGAGAAACAAAGCACATGACACGCCAGCTGGCATTGTGTTGCAATGCACGCGACTAGGCGCAAAAATTATAGATTTTGATAGGTTCCATAAGTCTGATAAAAATCAAGATTCTTGCAAGGAGATTTTTTATTCTCTCTCCTTACCCTCTCTCCTCCACGTAAGCTTGCTTTCTCAAAAACTACACAAAAACTCACACAAAAACTCACATAAAAACTTATATTGATAATGCTCTAATGCATATTGTAATtcgataaataataaatgttttcTCTATAATTTGTATCATTTCATTCATAATGCTCTAATGCCTTCATTAAAGTCTCGCTCACAATCTTTCTTAAtgagcaaatatcaattttggtcccacgactattagtaaaatgataattttggtccatatatttaatttctaccaattttggttctACGAcaattgttttagtaccaattttggtcccacgattattgttttagtgccaaaattcatcgcatCAGTCACCAATCCGTTCAAAACATGCCGaaatccaaaaattttaaaggtattttcgtccttttcaactcaatatcccaatttgagcatgaataaaaagatttaagctttaagatcgatcacaattcacagtttttctcctcaaattaaggtaaaatgaggatgaaaacaacaaattttgatcgatcttagaACTTAtatccatttattcatgctcaaattgagatattaagttgaaaatgatgaaaatacccttaacaattttagatttttggacgttttaaacggatgagtGACCGGCATGATGAATTTTGGCATTAAAACATTAGTCgtagatgaaaattggtactaaaacaatagtcatgggaccaaaattggtagaaattaaacatgtggaccaaaattgtcattttgataatagtcgtgggaccaaaattgatatttgctcctttcttaatttattactttttaatcctTTGATCAAAAACTTACTCTCTCCGttccattttggttgtctggttcgtttaacgaggcttgactgaagttatttttaatccaatttttcataatattaagtttagtattaatatataaaatttatatatttagaaactaaatcaaaagtactattaaacacaaaaaattaaatttaaaaataaaaaaaaattactaaagaaaataagcaatgaagaaagagttggtttgaccaatgaatagtaaataagacaggtaaaatgggacggagggagtattattaAACTTTTGTAACACAAAAatccaaataattaatacacaCTAATTAGCAATCACAAAAATCTCAACCcacaattaattattactaaaatctCGTAACAGTTTGTAATAAAAGTTGATTAGTATTTATAGAGCACGTGAGTTAATTTTAGTAAGTTTTCTCGCAATTCATCATTTCACACACGTGTTTCTTATGCTCACTTGTTCCGTGTTCTTCCGCTAGCTGTGGATGCAGAAAACTACAAAAAGGACAGGGGGCGAAAATGACATTTAACAAAAGCCTGTTTTGTAGGTCTGATGCATATGTCATTTCAATTAAATCGCTGTTATTTCACTACTGCAAGTgcatcttattattatatttttatttttattttttaaataaatttttaaatttttattatatatatataccccgCACACCTCATGTATAATGTATCACACCCATCTTCTTCCTCTCACTTtccttttctctcttctctttctaTAGCCATGGCTTTTGAAGCTTTTGCAATCATTCTTTTCCTTTTGGCTATCATCTTTCTTGTAATTCGTTCTGTTTCGAAACTGAAACCTCTGTGtaagtgtgagatttgtaaGACGTATTTGACGTCGAGCTGGGCGATGGAGCATAGCAATCTGAGCGATTGGTATTCTTGTCTGCTCAACAAATCTCCGACAGGCACCATTCACATCCATGTTCTCGGCAACGTTATCACTGCTAATCCTGCGAATGTGGAGTACATGTTGAAGACGAAGTTCGAGAATTTTCCCAAGGGGAAACAGTTCGCTTCCATCCTGGGCGATCTGTTGGGGCGCGGCATATTCGCCGTCGACGGAGATTTGTGGAAGTTTCAGAGGAAGATGGCGAGCCGGGAGTACGGAAGCGTGTCCATTTGCACCTACGCTTTCGAGATCGTGGCTGCCGAGGTTAGGACGAGATTGTTCCCTCTCCTTTCGTTTTACGGGGAAAAACAGGAGGTTTTGGACTTCCAGGATGTTCTGCGCCGATTCTCGTTCGACAATATCTGTAAATTCTCTTTCGGGATGGATCCGGGGTGCTTGAGCTTGTCTCTGCCGGCGTCGAAGTTCGCCGCCGCCTTTGACCTTGCGTCGAAGCTCTCGGCGGAGCGCGCCATGACGGCGTCGCCGGCGGTGTGGAAGGTCAAGAGATTGTTGAATATTGGGTCCGAGAAGATGCTTGGCGAGGCTATTGGTTTGATCAATGAATTGGCGGAGGAGATGATCGAACAAAAGAGGAAATGCAGCGGAGGGGACGCGTCCGACCAATCAGATCTTCTCTCGAGATTCATGGGAATCATCGACGACGATAAATTGCTACGAGATATCGTCATCAGTTTCCTTTTGGCGGGAAGGGACACCATTGCTTCCGCGTTGACTAGCTTCTTTTGGCTGCTGTCAAGGCATCCCGAAGTTACGGATCGAATTCGGGCCGAGTCGGGCCGGATGATGGAGCCCGATCAAGACTTGCCATCCTACCAGCAAATCCGCGACATGAATTACTTAACGGCGGCGATACACGAGAGCATGCGGCTGTTTCCGCCGGTGCAATTCGACTCCAAGTTCTGCCTCGACGACGACACGATGCCGGACGGCACGTTTGTCAGGAAGGGCACTAGGGTTACGTACCACCCGTACGCAATGGGCCGGATGGACTCAATCTGGGGGCTCGACTGTCGCGAGTTTAAACCCGAAAGGTGGCTGGAAGACGGTGTTTTCAAGTCCGAAAATCTCTTCAAGTACCCGGTTTTTCAAGCCGGGCCTAGAGTTTGTCTAGGAAAAGATATGGCGTTGGTGGAAATGAAAAGTGTTGCAGTGGCTCTGATTAGGGCTTTTGATATAGAAGTTGCTTGTGAGCCATGTCACACGCCTAGATACGCGCCGGGACTGACCGCCACCGTGAGAGGCGGACTTCCGGTGAGGATCACTGACAGACGGCCACGGAAGGATTAATACTAGCTAGTCTCATACTGGTAGTTGTATAGGGAAGTTAGGCTCAGAATATGGATTTgaaaaaaatgcaaattttgtAGTGATTTCCAAACTTCCaacttaattatatatgattcAAGTTAACActtctattttgtttttatttacaTTTGAAGTAAATAATGAAAGTTCAATTTAACCACTAATTAACCAAAAATTGCAAATATCATTTACATCATTAATCATCTGATGGAATAATAAGCATAGTCCAATAACAAGAAATGCTCCTAAAAATATAGTTTTTGATTTTCACACTCAGCATGTATTTAGTTAAGAGGTCTCAAAATCATGTCATCTCAATAGATAGTTATATTATTAGCTCGAACAACTTGTCAAATTATGCATTACATTACCTGCTTGATCGAAAGTTCTCAATTAAGTTTAATCTGAGGTGCGATTGAGTAGAAGTGACTCATCCATTCTTAATCGAAGGTCAAGAGTTTGATCATTGACTTTGAGCATGGATCAATCTTAAGAGTTCGATCCTTGATGAATGATTGTATATATAGGTGATTTACAAACTGCAATCTACTTATTAGATGCAAGTTAACAATATATTGttctgtttcatttttatttatatatatgtagtgaATGAAAGTTCAACTTAACCAGTAACACAAAAATTGCAAATATCATTTGCATGATTAATGGTTTAAAAGAGTAATAAATATAGCTCAATTCATTATTTGTCTCGATATAAACAAAATATTCCTAATAATATTGATGAGTTAAATATAGATGGTCTAATATTAGGCCTCGTTTTGGGTGGTCAAACTCGGCCCAATGGTCAGACCATGCTCAGTATAGTCTGAAACTTGGAGACACATTATATCATTTATGGAAAGTACAAATGGAAGATTTAGACCAGTTTAGAATAttgttttccttattattttttaaaaatagctttctttatgttttaaaaagatAACTTGTAATTAGTATACCTTTGATTTAAGGGATTTACTTTTCATATTCGATCCAAGTCCTTGACGGGATAATTTGAACTATATAAATATCTTGAAAAATAGTTTGTATAATAACGCCGAAATGGTCTATTTTTCAAGCCCTTTCTACGCTTTTTACGTGAAACCACCAAGTATATAGTTATCAATTAAGTTTATACTCTGAGGTCTTGAATCATGCCATCTAGAAGGTTATAGAGGTTCAAACTGCTGCTCAAATTAAGCAGGAAAACCTAGCTACAAATTGAATTGATTCAGCAAGATTGTAGGGCTGGAATGAGGATGTGTAATTGTTGTTGAACAAtcacctttaaaaaaaattgggttgTTTTTATAAGAATTTTGAAACACTTTGATAgtgtattttatttaataatatacgtAGTAATAAATTGTTGGTGAATCACTTTTTGCATGATTGACATTTATTCCATGCATCAAGCTATTTATAGCAGAATGGGATACGGATTGGGTAGGGAATCTAATTAGTTATTGAATTAAATCATACCCATTgaataattaacaaaaaatacaccaagtaaaattttatttcttcaattCAATGAGGTTACAATGAATtcaattcaaaccaattaaCTAATAAATACACAACAATAATTATCAATGCTTGTAgcttcaaaacaaataaacacgtttcatagcaataatattaaacaaacAAAGTATCCAATCTTCTATAGAGAAGTAAATCATATTATTGAGATAATGTTcaataataagaaataattgaTTTATGATCTCACTGCACCAAAACTACTATACAcaaccttaaaatttttaatcttcAAAGAATGCATGATTTTTGAAGAAGATATGATATGGATGATGATGAAACATTATTGAGACTGATACCAATACTTTGAAGCAtgcattataatatatgtatatatgcaagaAAGTTGGAACTATATATGTAGGGTGTGTGCATGCCCATATGCAATGGATAAGGTGGGTCAAGACACCCACGTTCTTGTGCTTTGATTTCATCCTCAAATCTTCCTTGGAATCTTCAAATAATGCAACATTATTCGTTGGTAAGTTGTTATACAATGGAATAGGTTCCACTTGCCAGGTACACCCTGCTTTTAAATGATAttgaattatgtatttttagtattggaattgtgaacttccagaatgtaaattgtgtttttaagtcaAAGCATATAATAActgtactaaattttaaaaaggttaaattgtgtatttttagtatgtaTTAGAATGGATTGCTTGAAAGAaacttgtgaatacaaaacaaggtaatcaattgtgtatttttagtattggaaaTGACTACAACATTTGAAAGgaacttgtgaatacaaaacaatGTAATCTTTAacattgtgtgtttgtaatatACAAATcgtgaatttttaaaagataaattgtggacatttagtatgtaaattatatatgaatCTATTTTACAAGGTAGATctggtccacaaaataatttgcgtTAGTTAGTGTCATACATTGACCTTTTGTTCacaaaaatatatgaatatacattattatatatattctacacCTCGTGATTTTGTATCGAGTTACAAAATCgatatacattattatatatatgcttccaAAAATGGATCAATCGGAAAATAGTTTATTCAAAGataaaagagattttttttttcaaataaaaaataaaggcaTGTAATGTAAACCATTAGTTAGGTAGTCTGACATAGTttctttctttgatttctttAAAGGCTGCCACCATTATATAAAGGTGTTTTCTAAGTGAAGCACATCTTGTGACTTTAGTCGACAAAAAactacaagaaagtaaaccagcTCAAGTTGTTCAACATAGTTTCTTTCTCATGGCCAATCTTGACCATGTGCGGTCAGGGCAACGACACGGGCCCCCAATTTTTAGAGgcccattttttaaaaaaattatataacctattttttatacttggtaataattatgttttgagagTTCATGTATTAGTTTTAATTGCCATTAATAATGAAACTTTGAAAGAAATTGATGTTAAAAATTTGGTGAATGATTTTGTATCTAAATATGCATGACGAATGTCACTTGTACTACGTTAAATTTTGACTTGTAATTTTCCTTGTTAaatattttgtgcattatattttgataaaaaatttaataaatatttatcaacctggttttttgttgttttgttttagaattgaaaattaaactcGTGACATTCTCTATACTAATTGTCAAGATAAAGCATTTATCATATGCCAAAAGATATTGCGAGTAGCGATcatgtaactttattttcttatacataAAAAAATAGTCAACACCACGTAcgtttaaataatataatgttgaacTTGACCGTAACCTCAAAATATCTGTCCCACACTTTTTCGTtcaataaatacaataatatcaTGACAATCTTTTATACATCGATAGATAACAATTaacaagcaaattaaaacaCTGTATGTAATCACAAAGTAACAGCAATCTTAACAagatatatatttcaattaatagTCGAAATCATCCTTTAACTATGAGATCAAGGAGAGGTGATTGGAAGTAGTTGGCATGGGTAGGGTATGGTGTGGAAATGTGGAGTGGTATGGGTAATGGCCATGGAAGATGGATT contains the following coding sequences:
- the LOC116003730 gene encoding cytochrome P450 94C1-like, whose product is MAFEAFAIILFLLAIIFLVIRSVSKLKPLCKCEICKTYLTSSWAMEHSNLSDWYSCLLNKSPTGTIHIHVLGNVITANPANVEYMLKTKFENFPKGKQFASILGDLLGRGIFAVDGDLWKFQRKMASREYGSVSICTYAFEIVAAEVRTRLFPLLSFYGEKQEVLDFQDVLRRFSFDNICKFSFGMDPGCLSLSLPASKFAAAFDLASKLSAERAMTASPAVWKVKRLLNIGSEKMLGEAIGLINELAEEMIEQKRKCSGGDASDQSDLLSRFMGIIDDDKLLRDIVISFLLAGRDTIASALTSFFWLLSRHPEVTDRIRAESGRMMEPDQDLPSYQQIRDMNYLTAAIHESMRLFPPVQFDSKFCLDDDTMPDGTFVRKGTRVTYHPYAMGRMDSIWGLDCREFKPERWLEDGVFKSENLFKYPVFQAGPRVCLGKDMALVEMKSVAVALIRAFDIEVACEPCHTPRYAPGLTATVRGGLPVRITDRRPRKD